One genomic window of Gossypium hirsutum isolate 1008001.06 chromosome D11, Gossypium_hirsutum_v2.1, whole genome shotgun sequence includes the following:
- the LOC107927259 gene encoding eukaryotic translation initiation factor 3 subunit A, producing MANFAKPENALKRAEELINVGQKQDALQALHNLITSKRYRAWQKPHEKIMFKYVELCVDMRKGRFAKDGLIQYRIVCQHVNVSSLEEVIKHFMYLSTQKAEQARSQAEALEEALDVDDLEADKRPQDLMLSYVSGEKGKDRSDRELVTPWFKFLWETYRTVLEILRNNSKLEALYAMTAHRAFQFCKQYKRTTEFRRLCEIIRNHLANLNKYKDQRDRPDLSAPESLQLYLDTRFEQLKIATELGLWQEAFRSVEDIHGLMSIVKKTPKASLMVVYYAKLTEIFWISSSHLYHAYAWLNLFSLQKSFNKNLSQKDLQLIASSVVLAALSVTPYNQTRGASHLELENEKERNLRMSNLIGFNLESKLENREVLSRSAVLTELVSKGVLSCATQEVKDLYHLLENDFLPLDVASKIHPLLMKISKLGGKLTSASSVPEVQLSQYVPSLERLATLRLLKQVSQLYQTMKIESLSQMIPFYEFSMVEKISVDAVKHNFIAMKVDHMKGAVLFGNMGLESDKLQDHLTVFAESLNKSRAMIYPTPKKASKLCEVLPGLGEIVDKEHRRLLARKSIIEKRKEEQERQLLEMEREEESKRQHLLKKTEEAEKKRLAAMFEQQRAERIRKEIEERELEEAQALLQETEKHLKRGKKKPILDGEKLTKQTLIERALSEQLKERQEQEKRLQKVAKTMDHLERAKREEAAPLIEAAFQRRLVEEKVLHEREQQLEVELSRHRHDGDLKEKNRLARMLENKMIFQERVISRRQSEFDQRRVEREERIKQIIQARKQERDIKRKKIFYVRSEEEKIKKMREEEEARKREEAERRRKEEAEHKAKMDEIAEKQRQRERELEEKERLRQEALLGRAPEGISRPSELPAGSHTTEPVVAAAAAAAAAPTPGKYVPRFRRERPESSGPAPPSEPDRWGKPAPSEPDRRAAGSRAPPLQSDRWTSGSRAPPQDSDRLAGGGSRATPPDSNRLGGGSGSSKAEPWRSSRVRNPQRG from the exons ATGGCGAATTTTGCGAAACCAGAGAATGCCTTGAAGAGAGCTGAAG AGTTGATTAATGTTGGGCAGAAGCAAGATGCTTTGCAGGCTCTTCACAATCTAATAACTTCAAAGAGATACAGAGCTTGGcagaagccgcatgaaaagatcATGTTTAAATATGTAGAGCTGTGTGTTGACATGCGGAAGGGTCGTTTTGCCAAGGATGGTCTGATTCAATATCGTATTGTATGTCAACATGTGAATGTCAGTTCTCTGGAGGAAGTAATCAAGCACTTCATGTATCTTTCTACTCAGAAAGCTGAGCAGGCTCGAAGCCAGGCAGAAGCCTTAGAAGAAGCATTAGATGTCGATGACCTTGAAGCTGATAAAAGGCCACAAGATTTAATGTTAAGCTATGTCAGTGGAGAGAAAGGAAAGGATAGGTCTGATCGTGAACTTGTTACTCCTTGGTTCAAGTTTCTCTGGGAGACCTATAGAACAGTGCTTGAAATATTGCGGAACAATTCCAAGTTAGAAGCACTCTATGCG ATGACAGCACATCGGGCATTCCAGTTTTGTAAGCAGTATAAACGGACAACAGAGTTCCGAAGGTTGTGTGAGATTATAAGGAATCATTTAGCAAATCTAAATAAATATAAAGACCAGAGGGACAGACCTGATCTTTCAGCACCTGAAAGTTTGCAACTGTATCTTGATACGAGATTTGAGCAGCTAAAGATTGCTACTGAACTTGGACTCTGGCAG GAAGCTTTTCGTTCTGTTGAAGATATTCATGGATTGATGTCCATTGTGAAGAAAACTCCCAAGGCTTCCTTGATGGTGGTTTATTATGCCAAGTTAACTGAAATATTCTGGATTTCAAGCAGCCATCTTTATCATGCTTATGCATGGTTAAACCTATTTTCACTTCAAAAAAGCTTTAATAAAAACTTAAGTCAGAAGGACTTGCAGTTGATAGCATCATCAGTTGTTTTGGCTGCACTGTCAGTTACCCCTTACAATCAAACACGTGGTGCATCACACTTGGAACTTGAAAATGAGAAAGAACGCAACCTTCGAATGTCAAATCTTATAGGATTTAATCTTGAATCTAAACTTGAGAACAGAGAAGTG TTGTCAAGGTCGGCAGTTCTCACAGAGCTg gtatCCAAAGGTGTACTTAGTTGTGCAACTCAAGAAGTGAAAGATCTTTACCATCTTTTAGAAAATGATTTTCTCCCTCTTGATGTTGCATCTAAGATACATCCTTTGTTGATGAAAATATCAAAGCTGGGTGGGAAGCTGACTTCAGCTTCATCTGTACCCGAAGTTCAACTCTCTCAATATGTTCCTTCCCTTGAAAGGCTTGCTACCCTCAGATTGCTTAAGCAG GTTTCCCAACTTTACCAGACAATGAAAATTGAGAGTCTGTCTCAGATGATCCCCTTTTATGAATTTTCTATGGTTGAAAAGATTTCTGTTGATGCTGTGAAACATAATTTCATAGCCATGAAAGTTGACCACATGAAAGGCGCTGTGCTGTTTGGTAATATG GGTCTTGAATCTGACAAGCTTCAAGATCACTTGACTGTTTTTGCTGAGTCTTTGAATAAATCAAGAGCAATGATATATCCCACTCCGAAGAAAGCATCAAAGCTGTGTGAAGTTTTACCAGGGTTAGGGGAAATTGTAGACAAGGAACACAGAAGACTTCTTGCACGGAAATCAATCAttgagaaaagaaaggaagaacaAGAGCGTCAACTATTGGAAATG gaACGTGAGGAGGAGTCAAAGAGGCAGCATTTGCTGAAGAAAACTGAAGAAGCAGAAAAGAAGAGGCTTGCTGCTATGTTTGAGCAGCAACGAGCTGAAAGAATTCGTAAGGAAATAGAGGAGCGGGAGCTTGAAGAAGCACAGGCACTACTACAGGAAACTGAAAAGCATTTGAAAAGAGGGAAAAAGAAGCCAATTTTGGATGGG GAGAAATTAACAAAGCAAACCTTGATCGAGCGGGCTTTGAGTGAGCAGCTCAAGGAGAGGCAGGAACAGGAGAAGAGACTACAAAAAGTTGCTAAAACAATGGACCATCTAGAAAGGGCAAAGAGAGAGGAAGCAGCCCCCTTGATTGAAGCTGCTTTTCAACGGAGATTGGTAGAAGAGAAGGTGCTTCATGAGCGTGAGCAACAG CTGGAAGTTGAGTTGAGCAGACATCGCCATGATGGGGACTTGAAAGAGAAGAATAGGCTGGCACGTATGCTAGAAAACAAG ATGATTTTCCAGGAAAGAGTAATAAGTCGTCGGCAATCTGAGTTTGACCAGAGGAGAGTAGAGAGAGAGGAGAGGATCAAACAAATAATTCAGGCCCGGAAGCAGGAAAGAGATATCaagagaaagaaaatattttatgtgaGGTCTGAGGaggagaaaataaagaagatgcGCGAAGAGGAGGAGGCTCGTAAACGTGAAG AGGCTGAGAGGCGGAGGAAAGAAGAAGCTGAGCACAAAGCAAAAATGGATGAGATTGCTGAAAAGCAAAGACAAAGAGAGCGTGAATTGGAAGAGAAAGAGAGGCTGAGGCAAGAAGCTCTCTTGGGAAGGGCACCAGAGGGGATTTCTAGGCCTTCTGAACTTCCTGCTGGGTCCCACACAACCGAGCCTGTAGTTGcggctgctgctgctgctgctgctgctccAACTCCTGGGAAATATGTTCCTAGGTTCCGGCGAGAAAGGCCTGAAAGCTCTGGTCCAGCCCCACCTTCTGAACCTGATCGATGGGGCAAGCCAGCACCGTCGGAACCTGACCGACGGGCTGCTGGTAGCAGGGCTCCTCCACTCCAATCTGATCGCTGGACTAGTGGCAGTAGGGCTCCACCTCAGGATTCTGATCGTTTGGCAGGTGGTGGTAGCAGAGCCACACCTCCAGATTCGAATCGTCTTGGTGGTGGTAGTGGGAGCAGCAAGGCAGAACCCTGGCGATCTTCAAGGGTCAGGAACCCACAACGCGGTTGA
- the LOC107927224 gene encoding 60S ribosomal protein L22-3 — protein sequence FAVDRHYFLQSKWYTAVALDQKKAANAQIKSLKNPSLLLLLGCRHSPELQRILSRDKLKLSRTAGLKGKKKGVTFTIDCSKPVEDKIMDIAPLEKFLQERIKVGGKAGALGETVALTREKSKITVTSDGDFSKRYLKYLTKKYLKKHNVRDWLRVIASNKDQTVYELRYFNIAENEGEEED from the exons TTCGCCGTTGATCGCCATTACTTTCTTCAGAGCAAATGGTACACCGCTGTTGCACTAGATCAAAAGAAAGCAGCAAATGCACAAATAAAAAGCCTTAAAAACCCTAGCTTGCTTCTTCTTCTTGGTTGCCGCCATTCCCCAGAGCTTCAACGCATTCTTTCACGG GATAAACTGAAATTGAGTCGAACGGCGGGATTGAaggggaagaagaagggagtTACCTTCACTATCGATTGTTCGAAGCCAGTGGAGGATAAAATCATGGACATTGCCCCTCTGGAAAAGTTCCTTCAAGAGAGAATCAAGGTTGGAGGCAAGGCTGGTGCACTTGGTGAAACCGTAGCCCTCACTCGCGAGAAGAGCAAAATTACCGTCACTTCCGATGGCGACTTCTCTAAGAG GTATCTGAAGTACTTAAcaaaaaaatacttgaagaaacACAATGTACGGGATTGGCTCCGAGTAATTGCTTCCAACAAAGATCAAACTGTTTACGAGTTAAGGTACTTCAACATTGCTGAGAACGAGGGAGAGGAAGAAGATTGA